Proteins encoded by one window of Azospirillum brasilense:
- a CDS encoding putative bifunctional diguanylate cyclase/phosphodiesterase gives MTIAVGTVMTLRRKIRWLTWIGLIGCLMAAIPALYLLRSGLITERERLTHALVGSAHAMLGEINAAIEAGALARDEGQGQARLALRALGRDPFHVSVFTDGRVPEGWMGEGHSVRASLTFEPWGWAIAAASGTDDLDREFAMEALAFVLFITVLLVLSWPLSVFLSQHVLGPIEALSERMERLTEGQTGIDIPGRDRKDEFGAMARAMDYFRQAAEALIVRDERLFGIMNNIGEAIVLVGEDGRVEEHNPAAVALFGVPAERLDGHRFADLFAEEDRERVARLLGLGLTPGAPDGDGAAGPGAGGGRTERAEELVIERADGRIDASLSLSCLDVQGRRSYVCALADMTERLRHERELLRLATRDRLTGLPNRALIESLLDTSIERARRHGRRFAVLCLDLSRFKLITDTLGHHAGDLLLQEVASRIVVTVRASDTVGRIGTDDFAVILDEVGEAKEAEIAAQRILAAFDEPVLLMGTEHYVRPSIGIALFPDHADSAQELIRSADTALYAAKRAGGKRHAFFRKELADQAHRHLALDRDLRAALARGEFQLHYQPKVSLIDQALEGFEALLRWDKPGFGMIPPGEFIPVAEDTGFIVPLGDWVLDEACRQLREWIDHGLEPVPVAVNISPRHLRQRSAEDFRRIIDRHRLSPDLVELEITEGAVMQDMDHALSVLAALKAMGIRVAVDDFGTGHSSLSYLKRLPVTTLKIDRSFVNGVPSEREDNGIVSTIIAMADMLGLDVVAEGVEKPEQANFLRHHNCTLVQGWLTGRPVPAGQAADLLAVRLRRTA, from the coding sequence GTGACGATCGCCGTCGGGACCGTGATGACGCTGCGCCGCAAGATCCGTTGGCTGACCTGGATCGGCCTGATCGGCTGCCTCATGGCGGCAATACCGGCGCTTTACCTGCTGCGCAGCGGTTTGATCACGGAACGGGAACGGCTGACCCACGCGCTGGTCGGTTCGGCGCACGCCATGCTTGGCGAGATCAACGCGGCCATCGAGGCCGGCGCCCTGGCGCGGGACGAGGGCCAGGGACAGGCGCGGCTGGCGCTGCGGGCGCTGGGGCGCGATCCCTTCCATGTCAGCGTCTTCACCGACGGGCGCGTGCCCGAAGGCTGGATGGGCGAGGGGCATTCGGTCCGCGCCAGCCTGACCTTCGAACCCTGGGGCTGGGCCATCGCGGCGGCCAGCGGGACCGACGACCTCGACCGCGAATTCGCCATGGAGGCCCTGGCCTTCGTCCTGTTCATCACCGTTCTGCTGGTGCTGAGCTGGCCGCTGTCGGTGTTCCTGTCGCAGCATGTGCTGGGTCCCATCGAGGCGCTGTCGGAGCGGATGGAGCGGCTGACCGAAGGGCAGACCGGCATCGACATCCCCGGCCGCGACCGCAAGGACGAGTTCGGCGCCATGGCCCGCGCCATGGACTATTTCCGACAGGCCGCCGAGGCGCTGATCGTGCGCGACGAGCGGCTGTTCGGCATCATGAACAACATCGGCGAAGCCATCGTGCTGGTCGGCGAGGACGGTCGGGTCGAGGAGCACAACCCCGCCGCCGTCGCCCTGTTCGGGGTCCCCGCGGAGCGGCTCGACGGCCATCGCTTCGCCGACCTGTTCGCCGAGGAGGACCGCGAGCGGGTCGCCCGGCTGCTCGGTTTGGGGCTCACACCAGGGGCGCCGGACGGGGACGGTGCGGCGGGACCGGGTGCCGGCGGCGGCCGCACGGAGCGCGCCGAGGAGCTGGTGATCGAGCGGGCGGACGGGCGGATCGACGCCTCGCTCTCCCTGTCCTGCCTGGACGTGCAGGGGCGGCGCAGCTACGTCTGCGCGCTGGCCGACATGACGGAGCGGCTGCGCCACGAGCGGGAACTGCTGCGGCTCGCCACGCGCGACCGGCTGACCGGCCTGCCGAACCGCGCCCTCATCGAATCGCTGCTCGACACCTCGATCGAGCGGGCGCGCCGCCATGGCCGCCGCTTCGCGGTGCTGTGCCTGGACCTGTCGCGCTTCAAGCTGATCACCGACACGCTGGGCCACCACGCCGGGGACCTGCTGCTGCAGGAGGTCGCCTCGCGGATCGTCGTCACGGTGCGGGCGAGCGACACGGTGGGGCGCATCGGCACCGACGACTTCGCGGTGATCCTCGACGAGGTGGGCGAGGCGAAGGAGGCGGAGATCGCCGCCCAGCGCATCCTGGCCGCCTTTGACGAGCCGGTGCTGCTGATGGGAACGGAGCATTACGTCCGCCCGTCGATCGGCATCGCCCTGTTCCCCGACCACGCCGACAGCGCGCAGGAGCTGATCCGCTCCGCCGACACGGCGCTCTACGCGGCCAAGCGGGCCGGCGGCAAGCGCCACGCCTTCTTCCGCAAGGAGCTGGCCGACCAAGCGCACCGCCATCTGGCGCTGGACCGCGACCTGCGGGCGGCGCTGGCGCGCGGGGAGTTCCAGCTCCACTACCAGCCCAAGGTGTCGCTGATCGACCAAGCGCTGGAGGGGTTCGAGGCGCTTCTGCGCTGGGACAAGCCCGGTTTCGGAATGATCCCGCCCGGCGAGTTCATCCCGGTTGCCGAGGACACCGGCTTCATCGTGCCCCTCGGCGACTGGGTGCTCGACGAGGCCTGCCGTCAGTTGCGGGAGTGGATCGACCATGGGCTGGAGCCGGTGCCGGTGGCCGTCAACATCTCGCCGCGCCACCTGCGCCAGCGCTCCGCCGAGGATTTCCGCCGCATCATCGACCGCCACCGCCTGTCGCCCGATCTGGTCGAGCTGGAGATCACCGAGGGCGCGGTGATGCAGGACATGGACCACGCCCTGTCCGTCCTGGCCGCGCTGAAGGCCATGGGCATCCGCGTGGCGGTGGACGATTTCGGCACCGGCCATTCCTCGCTGAGCTACCTGAAGCGGCTGCCGGTGACGACTTTGAAGATCGACCGGTCCTTCGTGAACGGCGTGCCGAGCGAGCGGGAGGACAACGGCATCGTCTCCACCATCATCGCCATGGCCGACATGCTGGGGCTCGACGTGGTGGCGGAGGGGGTGGAGAAGCCGGAACAGGCCAATTTCCTGCGCCACCACAACTGCACCCTGGTCCAGGGCTGGCTGACCGGGCGCCCGGTTCCCGCCGGGCAGGCCGCCGACCTGCTGGCTGTGCGCCTGCGCCGGACCGCGTGA
- a CDS encoding PRC-barrel domain-containing protein: MKTIITACGVAAFLLATPALAESTSGTAAKEVPNNKATGQVAATHGSLDPAVAKMTAAQLKGKDIYGSDGKDIAEIEGIVRKGGQTFAVIDVDHVADVSDKDVVLPLERLHMKGERLTVDMSENDLKGLESWQKGKYEDVKGALR; encoded by the coding sequence ATGAAGACGATCATCACCGCCTGTGGCGTCGCGGCGTTTCTGCTCGCCACGCCGGCCCTGGCCGAAAGCACGTCCGGAACCGCCGCCAAGGAGGTCCCGAACAACAAGGCGACCGGGCAGGTCGCGGCCACCCACGGCTCGCTCGACCCGGCGGTCGCGAAGATGACCGCGGCCCAGCTCAAGGGGAAGGACATCTACGGCAGCGACGGCAAGGACATCGCCGAGATCGAGGGCATCGTCCGCAAGGGTGGCCAGACCTTCGCGGTGATCGATGTCGACCACGTCGCCGACGTCAGCGACAAGGACGTCGTCCTGCCGCTGGAGCGGCTGCACATGAAGGGAGAGCGCCTGACCGTCGACATGTCGGAGAACGACCTCAAGGGCCTGGAGTCCTGGCAGAAGGGCAAGTACGAGGACGTCAAGGGCGCGCTGCGCTGA
- a CDS encoding phage capsid protein, which yields MSTSVAQAFVKQFEREVHDAYQRMGSKLRNTVRTKNNVQGASTVFQKVGKGTASTKARHGAVPVMNLDHTPVECTLYDFYAGDWVDRLDELKTNIDERQIIASAGAYALGRKTDELILGELNKSTNFAGGSNDGLTKAKVLTAFEKLGESDVPDDGQRYAVVGWKQWSQLLGIDEFASTEYVGADELPWRGTQAKRWLGTLWMPHSGLKAEGGVRLCHWYHKTAIGHASGADVKTDISWHGDRAAHFVNNMMSQGAGLIDAAGVVTMRCLEA from the coding sequence ATGTCCACCTCGGTCGCCCAGGCTTTCGTCAAGCAGTTCGAACGCGAAGTGCACGACGCCTACCAGCGCATGGGCTCCAAGCTGCGCAACACGGTGCGCACCAAGAACAACGTCCAGGGCGCCTCCACCGTCTTCCAGAAGGTCGGCAAGGGCACCGCGTCGACCAAGGCGCGCCACGGCGCGGTTCCGGTGATGAACCTCGACCACACGCCGGTCGAATGCACCCTCTACGACTTCTACGCCGGCGACTGGGTCGACCGGCTGGACGAGTTGAAGACCAACATCGATGAGCGGCAGATCATCGCCAGCGCCGGCGCCTACGCGCTGGGCCGCAAGACCGACGAACTCATCCTCGGCGAGCTGAACAAATCCACCAACTTCGCGGGCGGCTCCAACGACGGGCTGACCAAGGCGAAGGTGCTGACGGCCTTCGAGAAGCTGGGCGAGTCCGACGTGCCGGACGACGGGCAGCGCTACGCCGTCGTCGGCTGGAAGCAGTGGAGCCAGCTTCTGGGCATCGACGAGTTCGCCAGCACCGAATATGTCGGCGCCGACGAGTTGCCCTGGCGCGGCACCCAGGCCAAGCGCTGGCTGGGCACGCTGTGGATGCCCCATTCCGGCCTGAAGGCCGAGGGCGGGGTGCGGCTGTGCCACTGGTACCACAAGACGGCCATCGGCCATGCCTCGGGCGCCGACGTGAAGACGGACATCTCCTGGCACGGCGACCGCGCTGCGCATTTCGTCAACAACATGATGTCGCAGGGCGCCGGCCTGATCGATGCGGCGGGCGTCGTCACCATGCGCTGCCTGGAAGCCTGA
- a CDS encoding glycosyl hydrolase family 28-related protein yields MPSAIDVPRGNPRVQYLADGVQTDFTFPFPVFEEGDLQVFLGAARQTTGYAVTGAGETAGGTVAFAEPPEAGTPVLLRRRLPIERMSDFLESGPLPAASLNREFDQLTAALQQVAGDQELMLRYTDTDLPASNRLPERAVRAGQLLAFDSTGNPIARKPVDEEALSTFVAPGAGAVRRPVREKLADALSVKDFGAVGDGVVDDTRAIQAALTSADAVHVPPGTYRITNTLTVGYGQTLHGAGQRSVIAGSSAGFDLIHLPDGYATVSGLRLERGDAAVRLFGRDGPCVHNTLSDLTIWDPRVGLLFDGYADPNWPCYWNMVSRVLVARPSLHGVWLTRTGEGDTPNANRFSMVRVYSLSAPIAGCGFFVEQGKYNNSFQDCEANLSTMALACFRVGANTDKTLILNFYAESLGGVPNVQLDAGSVETAIVNLLSMSAGPAIYDLSGGRYTAVNAGYPEKNRLARSRVSQLVVEALRYDTEYVEPQAGGVVALDLTSSVYLASAYSGDVELRLPAAGAANGHAVTVKRTDASAHRLTITEEGGPGPDGRTAALGNRYDFVTVVSNGAGWWVVAGNNRPGNAHFHDRPGLFEPDLNQTLYLVSAFSGAVTVRLPPAGALHAVGRTVTVKKADVSGNPVTVTVQGGSGPDNAPVSLNSTGSAVTAMSNGAGWHILGRVA; encoded by the coding sequence ATGCCCAGCGCAATCGACGTTCCGCGCGGCAACCCGCGCGTCCAGTATCTTGCCGACGGCGTGCAGACCGACTTCACCTTTCCGTTCCCGGTCTTCGAGGAGGGCGACCTTCAGGTCTTCCTGGGCGCGGCGCGGCAGACCACCGGCTACGCGGTGACCGGCGCCGGGGAGACCGCGGGCGGCACGGTGGCCTTCGCGGAGCCGCCGGAGGCCGGGACGCCCGTGCTGCTGCGCCGCCGCCTGCCCATCGAGCGGATGAGCGATTTCCTGGAGAGCGGGCCGCTTCCGGCCGCCAGCCTGAACCGCGAGTTCGATCAGCTCACCGCCGCGCTCCAGCAGGTGGCCGGCGATCAGGAGCTGATGCTGCGCTACACCGACACCGACCTGCCGGCCTCCAACCGGCTGCCGGAACGGGCGGTGCGGGCGGGGCAGCTCCTCGCCTTCGACTCCACGGGCAACCCGATTGCCCGCAAGCCGGTGGACGAGGAGGCGCTGTCCACCTTCGTCGCCCCCGGCGCCGGCGCGGTGCGCCGCCCGGTGCGCGAGAAGCTGGCCGACGCCCTGTCGGTGAAGGATTTCGGCGCGGTCGGCGACGGCGTCGTCGACGACACGCGGGCGATCCAGGCCGCGCTGACCAGCGCGGACGCCGTCCATGTGCCGCCGGGCACCTACCGGATCACCAACACGCTGACGGTGGGCTACGGCCAGACGCTGCATGGGGCGGGGCAGAGGTCTGTCATTGCCGGCTCCTCCGCGGGGTTCGACCTGATCCATCTGCCGGACGGCTACGCCACGGTGAGCGGCCTGCGGCTGGAGCGGGGCGACGCCGCGGTGCGGCTGTTCGGGCGGGACGGCCCCTGCGTGCACAACACGCTGAGCGACCTGACCATCTGGGACCCGCGGGTCGGGCTGCTGTTCGACGGGTACGCCGACCCCAATTGGCCCTGCTACTGGAACATGGTGTCGCGCGTGCTGGTGGCCCGCCCGTCGCTGCACGGGGTGTGGCTGACCCGGACGGGGGAGGGCGACACGCCCAACGCCAACCGCTTTTCCATGGTGCGCGTCTACTCCCTGTCGGCGCCCATCGCCGGCTGCGGCTTCTTCGTGGAGCAGGGCAAGTACAACAACAGCTTCCAGGACTGCGAGGCCAACCTGTCGACCATGGCGCTGGCCTGCTTCCGGGTCGGTGCCAACACCGACAAGACGCTGATCCTGAACTTCTACGCGGAATCCTTGGGCGGCGTGCCCAACGTGCAGCTCGACGCCGGGTCGGTCGAGACGGCCATCGTCAACCTGCTGTCGATGTCCGCCGGCCCGGCCATTTACGACCTGTCGGGCGGCCGCTACACGGCGGTGAACGCCGGCTATCCGGAGAAGAACCGGCTGGCGCGCAGCCGCGTCTCCCAACTGGTCGTCGAGGCCCTGCGCTACGACACCGAGTATGTGGAGCCGCAGGCCGGCGGCGTGGTCGCGCTGGACCTGACCAGCTCCGTCTATCTGGCCAGCGCCTACAGCGGCGACGTGGAGCTGCGGCTGCCGGCGGCTGGGGCGGCCAACGGCCATGCGGTGACGGTGAAGCGGACCGACGCCTCCGCCCACCGCCTGACCATCACCGAGGAGGGCGGGCCGGGGCCGGACGGCCGCACGGCGGCTCTGGGAAACCGCTACGACTTCGTGACCGTGGTTTCGAACGGGGCCGGCTGGTGGGTGGTGGCCGGCAACAACCGGCCGGGCAACGCCCATTTCCACGACCGGCCGGGCCTGTTCGAGCCGGACCTGAACCAGACGCTGTATCTGGTCAGCGCCTTCAGTGGTGCTGTCACGGTGCGGCTGCCGCCGGCGGGGGCGCTGCACGCGGTCGGGCGCACGGTGACGGTCAAGAAGGCCGACGTGTCGGGCAACCCGGTCACCGTCACCGTGCAGGGCGGCAGTGGGCCGGACAACGCCCCGGTGTCGCTGAATTCCACCGGCAGCGCGGTCACGGCCATGTCCAACGGCGCCGGCTGGCACATTCTGGGACGGGTGGCCTGA
- the terL gene encoding phage terminase large subunit has translation MEAAETRKRGFFAFVQDWNRQSELSTPRHHLQIAAWLERQAVGAGSSGAGSSGIGPRLLLMAFRGAGKSSIVGLFAAWMLYQDPNRRLLVLAADLKLAKKMVRNVKRIIERHPDTRGLKPPAKERDQWAADQFTVVRAQELRDPSMVAAGVGGNITGSRADVVICDDVEVPRTSGSPGKRADLRERLAEIDYLLVPGGVQLYVGTPHSYYSIYAEEPRTEAGETRPFLDGFARLVLPVYTDGPDGRRRYAWPQRFGEAHVNRIRKTTGPNKFTSQMLLQPVNEAEGFLDPDRLGRYDGELEYRESAGRAVLTLNGQRMASASCWWDPAFARPAAEGGKPGDSSVVAAVFGGADGRFYLHRVLYLSVDPGDPDTEAEQQCLQVARFLERHHLPAVHVEINGIGRFLPGLLRKALRTEKVGAAVVEEASRRAKALRIREAFDALLADRRLLAHATVWETPFIREMREWSPDGRYTGRDDGLDAVAGALSCEPFRFDRQPAPGRKADWRAAALPTPAEGWDV, from the coding sequence ATGGAGGCGGCGGAAACGCGCAAGAGGGGCTTCTTCGCCTTCGTTCAGGACTGGAACCGGCAGTCGGAGCTGAGCACCCCCCGCCATCATCTGCAGATCGCCGCGTGGCTGGAGCGGCAAGCGGTCGGAGCCGGGTCCTCTGGCGCCGGGTCCTCTGGCATTGGGCCGCGCCTGCTGCTGATGGCCTTCCGCGGGGCGGGCAAGTCGTCCATCGTCGGGCTGTTCGCGGCCTGGATGCTCTACCAGGACCCCAACCGGCGTCTGCTCGTCCTGGCGGCGGACCTGAAGCTGGCCAAGAAGATGGTGCGCAACGTCAAGCGCATCATCGAGCGCCATCCCGACACCCGCGGCCTGAAGCCCCCGGCGAAGGAGCGCGACCAGTGGGCCGCCGACCAGTTCACCGTGGTGCGGGCGCAGGAGCTGCGCGACCCCTCCATGGTGGCGGCGGGCGTGGGCGGCAACATCACGGGCAGCCGCGCCGACGTGGTGATCTGCGACGACGTGGAGGTGCCGCGCACCTCCGGCAGTCCGGGCAAGCGCGCCGACCTGCGCGAGAGGCTGGCGGAGATCGACTATCTGCTGGTGCCGGGCGGGGTGCAGCTCTATGTCGGGACGCCGCACAGCTACTACTCCATCTACGCGGAGGAGCCGCGGACGGAGGCGGGGGAGACGCGGCCCTTCCTGGACGGCTTCGCGCGGCTGGTCCTGCCGGTCTACACCGACGGACCGGACGGCCGGCGCCGCTACGCCTGGCCCCAGCGCTTCGGCGAGGCCCACGTCAACCGCATCCGCAAGACGACCGGCCCCAACAAGTTCACCAGCCAGATGCTGCTGCAGCCGGTCAACGAGGCGGAGGGGTTCCTCGACCCCGACCGGCTGGGCCGCTACGACGGCGAGCTGGAGTATCGGGAGTCGGCGGGGCGGGCGGTGCTGACGCTGAACGGCCAGCGCATGGCCTCGGCCTCCTGCTGGTGGGACCCGGCCTTCGCACGCCCGGCGGCGGAGGGCGGCAAACCCGGCGACTCCAGCGTGGTCGCCGCGGTGTTCGGCGGGGCGGACGGGCGCTTCTACCTGCACCGCGTGCTCTACCTGTCGGTGGACCCCGGCGACCCGGACACCGAGGCGGAGCAGCAGTGCCTCCAGGTCGCCCGCTTCCTGGAGCGGCACCATCTGCCGGCGGTGCATGTGGAGATCAACGGCATCGGGCGCTTCCTGCCCGGCCTGCTGCGCAAGGCGCTGCGCACGGAGAAGGTCGGTGCCGCGGTGGTCGAGGAAGCCAGCCGCCGCGCCAAGGCGCTGCGCATCCGCGAGGCGTTCGACGCCCTGCTGGCCGACCGCCGGCTGCTCGCCCACGCGACCGTGTGGGAGACGCCCTTCATCCGCGAGATGCGCGAATGGTCGCCGGACGGGCGCTACACGGGCCGCGACGACGGGCTGGACGCGGTGGCCGGGGCGCTGTCCTGCGAACCGTTCCGCTTCGACCGCCAGCCGGCGCCGGGGCGGAAGGCGGATTGGCGCGCCGCGGCATTGCCGACCCCGGCGGAGGGCTGGGACGTGTGA
- a CDS encoding cell wall hydrolase, giving the protein MRARVLKPEPGPVAAPQGPSADAPSQAIDTLARTLWGEARGESVRAMEAVAAVVMNRVGRARDQGGWWWGNDVVAVCRLPGQFPCWDPDAPGRLGLLSVTAADPVFAAAQRIARRAVAGLLDDPTGGATHLHRAGANPQWAQGRSVCAEIGGFQFYDDVE; this is encoded by the coding sequence ATGAGGGCGCGTGTCCTGAAGCCGGAGCCCGGACCGGTGGCCGCGCCGCAGGGTCCGTCCGCCGACGCGCCCAGCCAAGCCATCGACACGCTCGCCCGCACCCTGTGGGGGGAGGCGCGCGGCGAATCCGTGCGGGCCATGGAGGCGGTGGCGGCGGTCGTGATGAACCGCGTCGGCCGGGCGCGCGACCAGGGAGGGTGGTGGTGGGGGAATGACGTGGTCGCCGTCTGCCGTCTGCCGGGACAATTCCCCTGCTGGGACCCGGACGCGCCGGGACGGCTGGGGCTGCTGTCGGTGACCGCCGCGGACCCGGTCTTCGCCGCCGCCCAGCGGATCGCCCGCCGCGCGGTGGCCGGTCTGCTCGACGACCCGACGGGCGGAGCGACTCACCTGCACCGGGCGGGGGCGAACCCGCAATGGGCGCAAGGGCGCAGCGTCTGTGCCGAGATCGGCGGGTTCCAGTTCTACGACGACGTCGAATGA
- a CDS encoding DUF952 domain-containing protein: MTERIIFHMCRAAEWEQALAAGAYHGSSQDAADGFIHFSTGAQVEESAAKHRAGQDGLVLLTVDGAALGDALRWEPSRGGQLFPHLYGPLPPAAVLRADPLPLGPDGRHLFPATFKDTTP; this comes from the coding sequence ATGACTGAACGGATCATCTTCCATATGTGCCGCGCCGCGGAGTGGGAACAGGCGCTCGCCGCCGGGGCCTACCACGGCTCGTCGCAGGACGCGGCGGACGGCTTCATCCACTTCTCCACCGGCGCCCAGGTCGAGGAAAGCGCGGCAAAGCACCGGGCCGGGCAGGACGGGCTGGTCCTGCTGACCGTGGACGGCGCCGCGCTGGGCGACGCGCTCCGCTGGGAGCCGTCGCGCGGCGGCCAGCTTTTCCCCCATCTCTACGGCCCGCTGCCTCCCGCGGCGGTGCTGCGCGCCGATCCGCTGCCGCTGGGGCCGGACGGCCGCCACCTCTTTCCGGCGACCTTCAAGGACACCACACCGTGA
- a CDS encoding quinone-dependent dihydroorotate dehydrogenase, translated as MIDLFPIVGPVLRSFDPETAHGLTIKALSSGLMPPVREKDDPILRTRVMGLDFANPVGLAAGFDKNAEVVDAMLRLGFGFVEAGSVTPRPQPGNPKPRLFRAPEQGAVINRLGFNNEGLEPFAQRLERRLERQSSGGRKAPGIVGANLGKNKDTVEAADDYVLGVTRVAALVDYLVVNVSSPNTPGLRALQGRDPLRTLLGRVLDARSACKLAKAPPVLLKIAPDLTDEDKSDIAAVALESGIDGLIVSNTTIARPAEIPEPLRAEAGGLSGKPLFAPSTAVLREMYGLTGGKVPLVGVGGIASGADAYAKIRAGASLVQFYSALVYAGPALVLAIRRDLAALLRRDGFASLSDAVGADHR; from the coding sequence GTGATCGACCTGTTTCCCATCGTCGGCCCCGTCCTGCGCAGCTTCGATCCGGAGACGGCGCACGGGCTGACCATCAAGGCCCTGTCGAGCGGGCTGATGCCGCCGGTGCGGGAAAAGGACGATCCGATCCTGCGGACCAGGGTGATGGGGTTGGATTTCGCCAACCCGGTCGGCCTCGCCGCCGGCTTCGACAAGAACGCCGAGGTGGTCGACGCCATGCTGCGGCTGGGCTTCGGCTTCGTCGAGGCGGGCAGCGTCACCCCCCGCCCGCAGCCCGGCAACCCCAAGCCGCGTCTGTTCCGCGCGCCGGAGCAGGGGGCCGTCATCAACCGCCTGGGCTTCAACAACGAGGGGCTGGAGCCTTTCGCGCAGCGGCTGGAGCGGCGGCTGGAACGGCAGTCGTCCGGCGGGCGCAAGGCGCCGGGGATCGTCGGGGCCAACCTGGGCAAGAACAAGGACACGGTGGAGGCCGCGGACGATTACGTCCTCGGCGTGACCCGGGTGGCGGCGCTGGTCGACTATCTGGTCGTCAACGTGTCCTCCCCCAACACGCCGGGCCTGCGCGCGCTCCAGGGACGCGACCCGCTGCGCACCCTTCTGGGCCGCGTTCTCGACGCCCGCTCCGCCTGCAAGCTGGCCAAGGCGCCGCCCGTGCTGCTGAAGATCGCCCCCGACCTGACGGACGAGGACAAGTCCGACATCGCCGCGGTCGCGCTGGAGTCGGGCATCGACGGGCTGATCGTGTCCAACACCACCATCGCCCGGCCGGCGGAGATCCCGGAGCCGCTGCGCGCGGAGGCCGGCGGCTTGTCCGGCAAGCCGCTGTTCGCACCCTCGACCGCCGTCCTGCGCGAGATGTACGGGCTGACCGGGGGCAAGGTGCCGCTGGTCGGGGTCGGCGGCATCGCGTCGGGCGCCGACGCCTACGCCAAGATCCGCGCCGGCGCCTCGCTGGTGCAGTTCTACTCCGCGCTGGTCTATGCCGGGCCGGCGCTGGTGCTGGCGATCCGCCGCGACCTTGCCGCCCTGCTGCGCCGCGACGGCTTTGCCTCGCTGAGCGACGCCGTGGGGGCGGATCACCGCTGA
- a CDS encoding EAL domain-containing protein yields MAALIKSTLIKSVLIHGLAVAAAVSVAIGLPDLSPGTDPALGWLGGALILLAGAVVDLHRRLASRERDTLHRLDRLQKSVDALAERLDRPTAPAEAGDSAAAHEAVLQEVKLLHTLVARLGESRPPESPEPPRTSQPSRTAFQAPRPPDLRSPAVVAPPPMDEAAVLEAVRDALAADRIDIHLQPIVSLPQRKHRFFEVFSRVRAADGSLILPDRYLEIAERAGLMATIDNLLLVRCIQLIRETERRQHAIGFFCNMSAATLSDAAFMRQFLDLMVRNQTLVPKLVFELSQQELRAGGAVTMGILSQLARIGFRFSMDRVSDLDIDVDALLRHEIRYLKLDCGLLLDPALALSVEDVRRRLDGTGIDLIAEKIETEAQLDAILRSGIDFGQGFRLGEPRPARKTP; encoded by the coding sequence ATGGCGGCCCTGATCAAGTCGACCTTGATCAAGTCGGTCTTGATCCATGGGTTGGCCGTCGCGGCGGCGGTCTCCGTCGCCATCGGCCTGCCGGACCTGTCGCCGGGCACCGACCCGGCGCTGGGCTGGCTCGGCGGCGCGCTGATCCTTCTGGCGGGCGCCGTCGTCGATCTGCACCGCCGGCTGGCCAGCCGGGAGCGTGACACCCTGCACCGCCTGGACCGGCTTCAGAAGAGCGTCGACGCGCTGGCCGAACGGCTGGACCGGCCCACCGCGCCGGCCGAGGCCGGCGACTCCGCCGCCGCTCACGAGGCCGTTCTTCAGGAGGTCAAGCTCCTGCACACGCTGGTCGCCCGGCTCGGCGAATCCCGGCCGCCCGAATCCCCCGAACCGCCGCGGACGTCCCAGCCGTCCCGGACGGCGTTCCAGGCGCCCCGCCCGCCGGACCTGCGTTCCCCGGCCGTCGTCGCGCCGCCGCCCATGGACGAGGCCGCCGTTCTGGAAGCGGTGCGCGACGCGCTGGCCGCCGACCGGATCGACATCCACCTCCAGCCCATCGTCAGCCTGCCCCAGCGCAAGCACCGCTTCTTCGAGGTGTTCTCGCGCGTGCGGGCCGCCGACGGGTCGCTGATCCTGCCCGACCGCTATCTGGAGATCGCGGAGCGCGCGGGGCTGATGGCCACCATCGACAATCTCCTGCTGGTCCGCTGCATCCAGTTGATCCGCGAGACGGAGCGGCGCCAGCACGCCATCGGCTTCTTCTGCAACATGTCCGCCGCGACGCTCAGCGACGCGGCGTTCATGCGGCAGTTCCTCGATCTGATGGTGCGCAACCAGACGCTGGTGCCCAAGCTGGTCTTCGAGTTGAGCCAGCAGGAGCTGCGGGCGGGCGGGGCGGTGACGATGGGCATTCTGTCGCAGCTCGCCCGCATCGGCTTCCGCTTTTCCATGGACCGGGTGAGCGACCTGGACATCGACGTGGACGCGCTGCTGCGCCACGAGATCCGTTATCTGAAGCTGGATTGCGGCCTGCTGCTCGACCCCGCCCTGGCCTTGAGCGTCGAGGATGTGCGCCGCCGCCTGGACGGCACGGGGATCGACCTCATCGCCGAGAAGATCGAGACGGAGGCGCAACTCGACGCGATCCTGCGCAGCGGCATCGATTTCGGCCAGGGCTTCCGGCTCGGCGAGCCGCGCCCGGCGCGCAAGACGCCCTGA